One genomic region from Anthonomus grandis grandis chromosome 1, icAntGran1.3, whole genome shotgun sequence encodes:
- the LOC126740868 gene encoding uncharacterized protein LOC126740868: METHGRQQGKMFRRCGETGSFRDLRIREGGQNGQRWRQEPAIMKAVREDRSRSTRRNGAALRIHHSTVHRVLKKNNLHPFHLKKVQELLPVDSEHDIRVNVWIGLMRARLFEPVILPDRLNSNKFSNLLNNDLVDFLEEISLAAKQELWFQMDGCPAHNGRIVQNSLNQCFGEKWIGRYGPVRWPPRSPDLTALDFYVWGTLKSNVYSININTRDELINRMSLLQ, encoded by the exons ATGGAAACTCACGGGAGGCAGCAAGGGA AAATGTTCAGACGCTGTGGGGAAACTGGTTCCTTTCGAGATTTGCGGATTAGAGAAGGTGGTCAAAATGGTCAACGCTGGAGACAAGAACCTGCCATTATGAAAGCTGTAAGAGAAGATAGATCTAGAAGTACTCGCCGCAATGGTGCTGCATTAAGGATTCACCATTCCACTGTAcatagagttcttaaaaaaaataatttgcatccgtttcatttgaaaaaagtccaggaGTTATTGCCAGTGGATAGTGAG CATGATATAAGGGTCAACGTATGGATAGGATTAATGAGAGCTCGCCTTTTCGAGCCTGTAATACTTCCTGATCGACTCAATTCCaataagttttcaaatttattaaataatgaccttgttgactttctggaagaaatctCCTTAGCCGCTAAACAGGaactttggtttcaaatggacggatgcccagcccataatggcagaattgtgcaaaattcgttgaatcaatgctttggggagaaatggatcggaagatacggtccggtaagatggccgcccagaagccctgaccttacggcccttgacttttatgtctggggcacattaaaatctaatgtttatagtattaacattaatactcgaGACGAACTAATTAATCGAATGAGTCTGTTGCAATGA